From the genome of Falco peregrinus isolate bFalPer1 chromosome W, bFalPer1.pri, whole genome shotgun sequence, one region includes:
- the LOC129783217 gene encoding LOW QUALITY PROTEIN: macrophage immunometabolism regulator-like (The sequence of the model RefSeq protein was modified relative to this genomic sequence to represent the inferred CDS: inserted 2 bases in 1 codon) encodes MVMPEENSILLKMDINGESRTTISTLPVPLAEVSSAGKTEAAKPQCSSTPCSPMQRTVSGYQILCMDPNYLVGFTTGEKLLKLAQKYTGNEDNKGESRPNLHSKQLDSGLACSSRLYKTRHRYHQPXEIPTVNGGRRRRRMPSSGDKCTKALPYEPYKALHGPLPLCLLKGKRAHSKSLDYLNLDKMSIKETADTDMPRYQLQHLTLRGDHMFVRNNT; translated from the exons ATGGTTATGCCTGAG gagaATAGCATATTGCTTAAAATGGACATAAACGGAGAGTCCAGAACTACCATATCTACCCTCCCTGTACCTCTTGCAGAGGTCAGTTCTGCaggcaaaacagaagcagcaaaaccacaATGTTCCAGTACCCCATGCTCACCAATGCAACGGACAGTTTCAGGCTATCAGATCCTTTGTATGGATCCTAACTACCTGGTTGGCTTTACGACTGGAGAGAAGCTGCTAAAATTAGCCCAAAAGTATACCGGAAATGAAGATAATAAAGGGGAATCCAGGCCTAACTTACACTCTAAGCAGCTTGATTCAGGACTTGCATGTTCCTCCCGTTTGTACAAAACTAGACATAGGTACCATCAGCC TGAGATCCCAACAGTAaatggggggaggaggaggagacggATGCCCAGCTCAGGTGATAAATGTACTAAGGCTTTACCATATGAACCTTACAAGGCACTTCATGGTCCCCTGCctctttgccttttaaaaggTAAAAGGGCTCACTCTAAATCCCTGGACTACCTCAATTTAGACAAAATGAGCATCAAGGAAACTGCTGATACAGACATGCCACGATACCAGCTCCAACACCTTACTCTTAGAGGGGACCATATGTTTGTAAGAAATAACACATGA